A genome region from Flavobacterium sp. includes the following:
- a CDS encoding queuosine precursor transporter: MFKTRKEIVFVILAGIFITNAVVAELIGGKLIQIGPFVMSIGILPWPIVFLTTDLINEYFGEKGVKKLSFITACLIAYAFLILFMAIVIPAAKGISPVNDQQFEAVFGQSMWIIVGSIIAFMVSQLIDVSVFWFFRNRTGHKKIWLRTTGSTVISQLFDSFIVLGIAFWLPGKIDFKTFISSGLVGYTFKLSIAIVLTPAIYLGHHLIKKYLDEDPANKSS; the protein is encoded by the coding sequence ATGTTTAAAACCCGAAAAGAAATTGTTTTTGTAATCCTGGCAGGAATATTTATAACGAATGCCGTTGTGGCTGAGCTTATTGGAGGAAAATTAATCCAGATTGGACCTTTTGTAATGAGTATAGGAATTTTGCCCTGGCCCATTGTTTTTCTAACCACAGATTTAATCAACGAATATTTTGGTGAAAAAGGCGTAAAAAAACTTTCGTTTATTACAGCATGCTTAATTGCATACGCTTTCCTGATTTTATTTATGGCCATTGTAATACCCGCCGCAAAAGGAATCAGCCCGGTTAATGACCAACAGTTTGAGGCTGTTTTTGGGCAAAGTATGTGGATTATCGTAGGAAGTATAATTGCTTTTATGGTTTCGCAGTTAATTGATGTTAGTGTTTTTTGGTTTTTCAGAAACCGCACCGGACATAAAAAAATATGGCTGAGAACAACCGGATCTACTGTTATATCACAATTGTTTGATTCTTTTATAGTTTTGGGAATTGCATTCTGGCTTCCCGGAAAAATTGATTTTAAAACTTTTATTTCTTCCGGTTTAGTTGGATATACTTTTAAATTATCAATTGCTATTGTACTTACGCCTGCGATTTATTTAGGTCATCATTTAATTAAAAAATATTTAGACGAGGATCCTGCTAATAAATCATCCTAA
- a CDS encoding M3 family metallopeptidase — protein MKKQIDLDNPLLLEWSGPYGGVPDFTKYRISDFKPAIEFAIQEKLDEIQVIANNPAEPTFDNTIKALELSGEKLDRIHAVYGIYRSNLSGAEFNAVDTEMSPKLAEISDQLYQNEKLFLRIEKLYKSGESKKLTDEQQRVLWLYYTDFVREGAELKEEEKKRVAGINQQLAGLFTLFSQKLLAEENGQYLELKTEEDLDGLPEEFKNAAIAEAKERNLSVLACIGNTRSSIEPFLTFSNKRNLREKAFDIFVKRGDNGNENDTNSTLVSILQLRAEKAKILGFKNFAEWSLSNKMAKDPQRTLDLMESVWKPAVEKVKNDVKAMQEMVEQEGENFKIQPWDYRYYAEKVRKAKYDLDQNEIKQYLQLENLREGMFWTAGELFDLDFKQLFDVPVYHQDVRVWEVSNKNTGKPIGLWYFDPYARVGKRSGAWMNSHRDQQKINGNVLPIVSNNCNFIKGNADEPVLISWDDATTLFHEFGHALHGLCSNVTYPSLSGTSVARDYVEFPSQLLEHWLATPEVLNKFALHYKTNQPLSQSLVERIDKAANFNEGFATVETISSSFVDMKLHLTTETINPHKFEKQVLEEINMPSEIVMRHRIPQFAHIFSSDGYAAGYYSYLWADVINADAYEAFLEGNGPYDKKVAERLLKTVLSVGNTVDNEKMYEDFRGHAPKSDALMRARNFPVEN, from the coding sequence ATGAAAAAACAAATTGATTTAGATAATCCGCTGCTTCTGGAATGGTCAGGACCTTATGGAGGAGTTCCGGATTTTACAAAATATAGAATTTCTGATTTTAAGCCAGCGATTGAATTTGCTATTCAGGAAAAACTAGATGAGATTCAGGTTATAGCAAATAATCCTGCAGAACCTACTTTTGACAATACAATTAAAGCTTTAGAACTTTCAGGTGAGAAATTAGATCGCATTCATGCCGTTTATGGAATTTACAGATCGAATTTAAGCGGTGCAGAGTTTAATGCTGTAGACACAGAAATGTCGCCAAAACTAGCCGAAATCAGTGATCAGTTATATCAAAACGAAAAGTTGTTTTTGAGAATTGAAAAATTATACAAATCTGGCGAAAGTAAAAAGTTAACCGATGAGCAGCAGCGTGTTCTCTGGCTTTATTACACAGATTTTGTTCGCGAGGGAGCAGAATTAAAAGAAGAAGAAAAAAAGAGGGTTGCAGGAATCAATCAGCAGCTAGCTGGGCTTTTTACGCTTTTCAGTCAAAAATTACTGGCTGAAGAAAACGGACAGTATTTAGAATTAAAAACAGAAGAGGATTTAGATGGTTTGCCGGAAGAATTTAAAAACGCTGCAATTGCTGAAGCCAAAGAAAGAAATCTTTCAGTTTTGGCATGTATAGGAAATACAAGGTCTTCGATTGAACCTTTTTTGACTTTTTCTAATAAGAGAAATTTAAGAGAAAAAGCTTTCGATATTTTTGTAAAAAGAGGGGATAATGGAAATGAAAATGATACGAATAGCACACTTGTTTCTATCTTGCAATTAAGAGCGGAAAAGGCAAAAATATTGGGATTTAAGAATTTTGCCGAGTGGAGTTTGTCTAACAAAATGGCGAAAGATCCGCAGAGAACATTAGATTTAATGGAGTCGGTTTGGAAACCTGCCGTAGAAAAAGTAAAAAATGATGTAAAAGCTATGCAGGAAATGGTAGAGCAGGAGGGTGAAAATTTTAAAATTCAGCCTTGGGATTACCGTTACTATGCCGAAAAAGTTCGAAAAGCCAAATATGATCTGGACCAGAATGAAATAAAACAATATTTACAGCTGGAAAATCTTCGAGAAGGAATGTTCTGGACAGCAGGTGAGTTGTTTGATTTAGATTTCAAGCAATTATTTGATGTTCCGGTTTATCATCAGGATGTTCGGGTTTGGGAAGTTAGTAATAAAAATACAGGGAAACCTATTGGTTTGTGGTATTTTGATCCATACGCACGCGTTGGGAAACGCTCTGGGGCATGGATGAATTCGCACAGAGATCAACAGAAAATAAACGGAAACGTCCTTCCAATCGTTTCTAATAATTGCAATTTTATCAAAGGGAATGCTGATGAACCGGTTTTAATTTCGTGGGATGATGCTACGACCTTATTTCACGAGTTTGGGCATGCGCTTCATGGTTTGTGTTCTAATGTTACTTACCCAAGTCTTTCGGGAACTTCGGTGGCAAGAGATTATGTAGAATTTCCGTCACAATTACTGGAACACTGGCTTGCCACTCCGGAGGTGTTAAACAAGTTTGCACTGCATTATAAAACCAATCAGCCTTTGTCGCAGTCATTAGTCGAAAGAATAGATAAAGCTGCTAATTTTAATGAAGGTTTTGCAACTGTTGAAACCATTTCGAGTTCTTTTGTAGATATGAAACTGCATTTAACAACAGAAACAATTAATCCGCATAAATTTGAAAAGCAGGTTTTAGAAGAAATCAATATGCCTTCAGAAATCGTAATGCGACATAGAATTCCACAATTTGCGCATATTTTTTCTAGTGATGGTTATGCTGCTGGATATTACAGTTATTTATGGGCAGATGTGATTAATGCAGATGCTTATGAAGCATTTTTAGAAGGAAACGGACCTTATGATAAAAAAGTTGCCGAACGTCTTTTAAAAACAGTTTTAAGCGTTGGAAATACTGTAGATAATGAAAAAATGTATGAAGATTTTAGGGGACATGCTCCAAAATCAGATGCTTTGATGCGTGCGAGAAATTTTCCAGTCGAAAACTAA
- the tsf gene encoding translation elongation factor Ts → MSTITAADVNKLRQSTGAGMMDCKKALVEAEGDFDKAIQILREKGQKVAANRSDRESAEGAAVSFINADNTKGAIITLNCETDFVGKNEAFVALAKDLVERAINFSTKEELLASDFNGITVAEKLIEQTGVIGEKIEIGGFEILEGAYVGSYVHVNKIAALTAISAPVANAEALTKDISMQVASMGADTLSYKDFDPAFVESELAARIAVIEKDNEEAKRLGKTLKNVPKYISFSQLTPEVIKQAEEDAKAELKAEGKPEQIWDKILPGKVQRFISDNTTLDQEKALLDQNFIKDDSKKVGDYVKGFNVEITGFKRVTLG, encoded by the coding sequence ATGTCAACAATTACTGCTGCAGACGTAAATAAATTAAGACAATCTACAGGTGCCGGAATGATGGACTGTAAAAAAGCTTTAGTTGAAGCTGAAGGAGATTTCGACAAAGCGATACAAATCCTTAGAGAAAAAGGACAAAAAGTTGCTGCTAACCGTTCTGACCGTGAGTCTGCTGAAGGAGCTGCTGTTTCTTTTATCAATGCTGACAACACTAAAGGAGCTATCATCACTTTAAACTGCGAAACTGACTTCGTAGGTAAAAACGAAGCTTTCGTTGCTTTAGCTAAAGATTTAGTAGAAAGAGCTATCAACTTCTCTACAAAAGAAGAATTATTAGCTTCTGATTTCAACGGAATCACTGTTGCTGAGAAATTAATCGAGCAAACTGGTGTTATCGGTGAAAAAATCGAAATCGGTGGTTTTGAAATTTTAGAAGGTGCTTACGTTGGATCTTATGTTCACGTTAATAAAATTGCTGCTTTAACTGCAATTTCTGCTCCAGTTGCAAACGCTGAAGCTTTAACAAAAGACATCTCTATGCAAGTTGCTTCTATGGGAGCTGATACTTTATCTTACAAAGATTTTGATCCTGCTTTCGTTGAATCTGAACTTGCTGCTCGTATTGCTGTAATCGAAAAAGACAATGAAGAAGCAAAACGTTTAGGAAAAACTTTGAAAAATGTTCCTAAATACATCTCTTTCTCTCAATTAACTCCTGAAGTTATCAAACAAGCTGAAGAAGATGCTAAAGCTGAATTAAAAGCTGAAGGTAAACCAGAGCAAATCTGGGACAAAATCCTTCCAGGAAAAGTTCAACGTTTCATTTCTGACAACACTACTTTAGATCAGGAAAAAGCTTTACTTGATCAAAACTTCATCAAAGATGATAGTAAAAAAGTTGGTGATTACGTAAAAGGATTCAATGTTGAAATTACAGGTTTCAAAAGAGTTACTTTAGGTTAA
- the rpsB gene encoding 30S ribosomal protein S2, protein MANKIEVKELLEAGVHFGHMTRKWDPNMAPYIYMERNGIHIINLYKTAAKIEEANEALKKIAASGRKILFVATKKQAKDIVADKAKAANMPYITERWPGGMLTNFVTIRKAVKKMSSIDKMKKDGTFNTLSKKERLQVDRLRAKLEKNLGSIADMSRLPAALFVVDIKAEHIAIKEAQKLNIPVFAMVDTNSDPREVDYVIPANDDASKSIDKILSLVTTAVIEGLSDRGAEKEVEAAEEAPAVEAEAAPATETEE, encoded by the coding sequence ATGGCAAACAAAATAGAAGTAAAAGAATTACTAGAAGCAGGTGTTCACTTCGGACACATGACTAGAAAATGGGATCCAAACATGGCTCCTTACATTTATATGGAGCGTAATGGTATTCACATTATCAATCTATATAAAACTGCAGCTAAAATTGAAGAAGCTAACGAAGCTTTGAAAAAAATCGCTGCATCAGGTAGAAAAATCTTATTCGTAGCTACCAAAAAACAAGCAAAAGACATCGTTGCTGATAAAGCAAAAGCTGCAAACATGCCTTACATCACTGAAAGATGGCCAGGTGGTATGTTGACTAACTTCGTAACTATCAGAAAGGCAGTTAAAAAAATGTCTTCTATCGATAAAATGAAGAAAGATGGTACTTTCAACACTTTATCTAAAAAAGAGCGTTTACAAGTTGATCGTCTTCGTGCTAAATTAGAGAAAAACTTAGGTTCAATTGCTGATATGTCTAGACTACCTGCAGCATTGTTCGTAGTAGATATCAAAGCTGAACACATCGCAATAAAAGAAGCTCAAAAATTAAACATTCCAGTTTTCGCAATGGTTGATACGAATTCTGACCCAAGAGAGGTTGATTACGTGATTCCTGCAAATGATGACGCTTCTAAATCAATTGACAAAATTTTATCTTTAGTGACTACTGCAGTAATCGAAGGTCTTTCTGACAGAGGTGCTGAGAAAGAAGTTGAAGCTGCTGAAGAAGCTCCTGCTGTTGAAGCTGAAGCTGCTCCTGCAACTGAAACTGAAGAATAA
- the rpsI gene encoding 30S ribosomal protein S9: MGVIHKIGRRKTAVARVYVSEGTGNITVNKKEFATYFPTATLQYKVLQPLSMTENVNNFDVKVNVYGGGTTGQAEAVRMALARVMCEVNAENRGILKPEGLLTRDPRMVERKKFGQKKARKRFQFSKR; the protein is encoded by the coding sequence ATGGGAGTTATTCACAAAATCGGTAGAAGAAAAACCGCTGTTGCACGTGTATACGTTTCTGAAGGAACTGGAAACATCACTGTAAACAAAAAAGAATTCGCAACTTACTTTCCAACTGCAACTTTACAGTACAAAGTTTTACAACCATTGTCTATGACAGAAAACGTAAACAACTTTGATGTAAAAGTAAACGTTTACGGAGGTGGTACAACTGGTCAGGCAGAAGCTGTAAGAATGGCATTAGCACGCGTAATGTGTGAAGTTAACGCTGAAAACAGAGGAATCCTTAAACCAGAAGGTTTATTAACAAGAGACCCAAGAATGGTTGAACGTAAGAAATTCGGTCAGAAGAAAGCTCGTAAGAGATTCCAGTTCTCTAAACGTTAA